A region from the Triticum urartu cultivar G1812 chromosome 1, Tu2.1, whole genome shotgun sequence genome encodes:
- the LOC125548336 gene encoding defensin-like protein CAL1 — translation MALSRRMTASALLLLFLLVATEMGTTTTKVAEARDCLSQSHKFKGACLSSSNCAAVCRTESFPEGDCHTPHLARKCFCKRPC, via the exons ATGGCGCTCTCTCGTCGCATGACCGCGTCCGCCCTCCTCCTGctcttcctcctcgtcgccaCGG AGATGGGGACGACGACGACCAAGGTGGCGGAGGCGCGGGACTGCCTGTCGCAGAGCCACAAGTTCAAGGGCGCCTGCCTCAGCAGCAGCAACTGCGCCGCCGTCTGCCGCACCGAGAGCTTCCCCGAGGGCGATTGCCACACGCCGCACTTGGCGCGCAAGTGCTTCTGCAAGAGGCCCTGCTAG